Below is a genomic region from Bradyrhizobium sp. 1(2017).
GTGCTCGTCGTCGCCGGCGAGAACCGCCTCACCGGGCAGAGCCGCGATGCCTCGATCCAGGCGCTGGCACAGGTCGGCCATCCCGACTACGAAGTGCAGCTCGGCCCGACCATTCCCGCCTATTACGGCCTCGTCGCCACGCGCTACATGCATGAATACGGCGTGACAGAAGAGGATCTGGCGGAGTTCGCAGTGCTGATGCGCGCGCACGCCTGCACCCATCCCGGCGCGCAATTCCACGATCCCATCACGGTGGCCGACGTCATGGCCTCGAAGCCGGTGGCGATGCCGCTCAAGCTGCTCGATTGCTGTCCGGTGTCCGATGGCGGCGCCGCGTTCGTCATCAGCCGCGATCGGACCGGCGAGACGGGCGTGCGCATCCGCGGCTGTGCACAGGCCCACACCCATCAGCACGTGACGGCCGCGCCAGCGCTTGGCGAACTCGGTGCCGAGATCTCCGTTGCGCGCGCGAAGGAGGCCACGGGCTTAGCGATCGCCGACGTGCGCTATGCCGCGATCTACGACAGTTTCACCATCACCCTCGCGATGCTGCTGGAGGACCTTGGCCTTGCCGGCCGCGGCGAGGCCGCAGCCCGCGTGCGATCAGGCCATTTCGGCCGTGACGGCGCGATGCCGCTGAACACCCATGGCGGGCTGCTCAGCTACGGCCATTGCGGCGTCGGCGGCGCCATGGCGCATCTGGTCGAGGCGCACCTGCAGATGACGGGGCGGGCGGCGAATCGGCAGGTGCGCGACGCCTCGATCGCGCTGCTGCACGGCGATGGTGGCGTGCTGTCGTCGCATGTGAGCATGTTCCTGGAGCGGGTGCGATGAGTGAACCTCTGGCCGACTGGACCAAGGGTGATCAGGCCATCACCTATCAAACCTGCGCCGCATGCGGCCATGTGCAGTATTTCCACCGCGCCTTCTGCGCCGCGTGTGGTGCATCCGATCCGCATGAGGCGCGCGCCAGCGGCAAGGGCAGGGTCTACGCGACCTCGCTGGTCTGTCGTGCCGCCACGCCGGAGACGCGCGCACACCTGCCCTACAACATCCTGCTGGTCGATTGCGCGGAGGGCTTTCGCATGATGGCCCATGGTGAGAATGACCTCGCCATCGGCGATTCGGTCATTGCGAGCTTCAAGCCCTTTGCCGGCAAGCTCGTGCCGTTCTTCACGAAGGCCAAGTAGAGGGATTCGTCATTCGGGGGCGGTCTCACGACCGAGCCTGGAACGGGTATTCTGGGCCTGGCTTGTGCGAGAGCCACCCCGGAATGACGAAAACTCTAAAACTCTGAACTAACGCCCGTAGAACAAGATGCTGGCGATGACGAGCATCGCCGTCACCGCCAGCATATGCGCGAGCGCTCCCGAGGCCGCCCCCTTGGTGGCTTCCTTCATGCCTTTTTCTCCCTAGACTTGGGCGTGACTCATCGTTGCGCGGTTAAGCGCAAGGACGGTCAATTATTTTACTCGGAACACCCCACTTGCGAGTACTCACCGCGATTTGTCCCCACGCGGCGAATATCGACTGTGTCAGGGTCGATCAGCAATGCGGCGGCAATTTGACTCGATGATGTTGCTCCTGCGTCGGCGCAAGAATAGAGTTCAGGGAACTCTCGCCGATGGCGACAAAAAGCATCAAAAGCTCAGGGAAAACTTCAGGAAAATCATGGCACGCATCAACTACAGCGACCCGTCCAAAGCCTCCGACCGCACGCGCGAAATCCTCGACAAGAACCGCAACGCCAATATTTTCCGCATGATGGCGCACTCGCCGAGCTACTTCGAGCAGTACTGCCGCCTGGGCGGCGCCATTCGCCACAAGGGCGAGCTCGATCCCATCGTGCGCGAGCTTGCGATCACGCGCACCGGTATCCTGTGCGAGGCGCCGTACGAGATCGTCGCGCACAAGCGCATCGGCAAGAATGTCGGCGTCACCGACGAGCAGAACGAGGCGCTCGCGGACTGGCAGGCGGCGAGCTGCTTCAACGAGATGCAGCGCGCAGCGCTCGCCTTCACCGACGAGATCGTGAAGCTGAACAAGCCTACGGAGGCGACGTTCAAGGCGATCGCATCGAAGCTGACGCCGGCCGCGCTGGTCGAGCTGCAGCTCTCGGTCGGCTTCTACATCATGACGTCAAAGTTCCTGGAGACTTTCGAGATCGATCTCCAGCCCGTCACCGAAGTGGTGGGCTGATCGATCAAAGCGACGAGGGATGCCGATGACGATCGATGAATATGCGGCCTGGGCCGCGACCATTGCGAAAGTCGAAGAGCATCCGTCGAACGAACGGCTGTCTTATCTCGGTCTCGGCCTTGCCAGCGAAGCCGGCGAGGTCGCCGATCACATCAAGAAGCTGCTCCGCGATGATTGGCTCGACAAGGCGGGTCTCGTCGACGAACTCGGCGACGTCATCTACTACTGGGCCTGCCTGTGCGCCGCGACCGGCCAGCAGCCATCCGCACTGCTCGAGGCCAGCGCTGCCAAGATCAGGCGTCGGCTCGGCGAGGCAGCGAGCCGCTAGGGCACAAGGCCCATGTTCAGGGCGGACAGCCTCCACATCGTCATCCCGGGACAAGCCCGGGCATGACGAGCTCTTGCGAATGAGGCGGCTACGTCGACGTCAGGATATCCACCTTTGCGTTGGCCACGATCAGGCGGTCGGCCAAGAGCTGCGCCAGATTGCGCATGATGCGCTCGCTGGCGCGCGGGTGCTGTTCGCGGAATCGCTCGAAGTCCTTCAGCGGCACTTCGAACACGGTGGCCGCCATGTCGGCGAACACGTCGGCAGACCGTGTTGCCTCCAGCAGCGCCATCTCGCCGAAGGCCATGCCGGCGGTGAGCGTCGCCAGCCTGACGCCATCGGGCAGCGTGACGTGAACCGCGCCGCTGCGCAGGAAGAACACGGCGTCGGCGGCATCGCCGGTCGTGACGATCTTGGCGCCGGAGGGATAGCTCCTGACGGTGCAGAGTGCGGCGAGATCGGACATCTCGTCCTCGCTGAGCCCCGCGAGCAACGGCTGTTCGTCAAGCTCGGTGGTTTCGTGGAAGTCGATCGAGCCGCCATAGCGGTAGACGATCTGGTCCTCCGCCCATTCGATCGCGGTGTCCAGCAGGTAGAAGTCGCGGACGTTCTTCAACTCCGCGGTCCATTCCCGCAAAGTGTCCCACTCCTTGGACGCGCGCCGGACGCCTGAGATCACGACGGTGACGTTCAGCGCCGCCAGTTCCTCGAAGGCTTCGGCGACGAGCCGCGCACCGGCGCGAGTGGTCGAGGTGACGCGGTGCAGATCGAAGATCACGATTTGCGGCCGCGGCCGGCCAGCGAGCCGGCGCGAGACGTAGTCGACGGCCGACAGCGACAGCGTGCCGACCAGCTCGATGATCCGTACCTCCTGCTCATGCACGGCCAGGATCTCACGCTCCCGCGGCCGTCGCACTCGCCGCGATGGGCTCTTGCCGATGTCGTAATCGGCGATGAC
It encodes:
- a CDS encoding thiolase family protein is translated as MSFITGVGLTPFGKHEGSSSLDLMSKAAQAALDDAGLKRSEIDGILCGYSTVSPHIMLATVFAEHFGIRPAYAHAVQVGGATGLAMTMLAHHLAEAGVARNVLVVAGENRLTGQSRDASIQALAQVGHPDYEVQLGPTIPAYYGLVATRYMHEYGVTEEDLAEFAVLMRAHACTHPGAQFHDPITVADVMASKPVAMPLKLLDCCPVSDGGAAFVISRDRTGETGVRIRGCAQAHTHQHVTAAPALGELGAEISVARAKEATGLAIADVRYAAIYDSFTITLAMLLEDLGLAGRGEAAARVRSGHFGRDGAMPLNTHGGLLSYGHCGVGGAMAHLVEAHLQMTGRAANRQVRDASIALLHGDGGVLSSHVSMFLERVR
- a CDS encoding Zn-ribbon domain-containing OB-fold protein; protein product: MSEPLADWTKGDQAITYQTCAACGHVQYFHRAFCAACGASDPHEARASGKGRVYATSLVCRAATPETRAHLPYNILLVDCAEGFRMMAHGENDLAIGDSVIASFKPFAGKLVPFFTKAK
- a CDS encoding carboxymuconolactone decarboxylase family protein, which translates into the protein MARINYSDPSKASDRTREILDKNRNANIFRMMAHSPSYFEQYCRLGGAIRHKGELDPIVRELAITRTGILCEAPYEIVAHKRIGKNVGVTDEQNEALADWQAASCFNEMQRAALAFTDEIVKLNKPTEATFKAIASKLTPAALVELQLSVGFYIMTSKFLETFEIDLQPVTEVVG
- a CDS encoding nucleoside triphosphate pyrophosphohydrolase family protein — its product is MTIDEYAAWAATIAKVEEHPSNERLSYLGLGLASEAGEVADHIKKLLRDDWLDKAGLVDELGDVIYYWACLCAATGQQPSALLEASAAKIRRRLGEAASR